A single Myxocyprinus asiaticus isolate MX2 ecotype Aquarium Trade chromosome 50, UBuf_Myxa_2, whole genome shotgun sequence DNA region contains:
- the LOC127438636 gene encoding uncharacterized protein LOC127438636, with protein MFARCSLSKSKQAYQILRMGNFTSSEPGLSSTACAQFVQDIVSKNCVVIFSKTTCPYCKMAKNVFNEIGASYKVIELDEHNDGRRLQETLAQMTGARTVPRVFINGQCIGGGSDTKHLHQQGKLLPLIEQCRPCCLSNSTDGSENA; from the exons ATGTTTGCGAGGTGCAGTCTGTCCAAATCCAAACAAGCTTATCAAATACTAAG GATGGGGAACTTCACATCCTCTGAGCCTGGGTTGTCAAGCACAGCATGTGCTCAGTTTGTCCAG GATATTGTGTCCAAGAACTGCGTTGTGATATTCTCCAAGACCACGTGTCCTTACTGTAAGATGGCTAAGAATGTATTTAATGAGATAGGAGCATCATATAAAGTCATTGAACTGGATGAGCACAATGATGGTCGACGACTCCAGGAGACCTTAGCGCAAATGACAGGTGCCAGAACA GTGCCAAGAGTCTTTATCAATGGACAGTGCATTGGAGGGGGTTCAGACACAAAACATCTTCACCAGCAAGGGAAACTTCTGCCTCTCATTGAACAGTGTAGGCCATGCTGTTTGAGTAACAGCACTGACGGCTCAGAGAATGCTTAA